CAGGCGGACATTCCAGTAAGCGGTGCCGCGGGCGCCAATATGCGCCAGAACTTTACTGTTTTTGCGCGCCAGATGGCGGGCGCCAAGCGCGGTGATGGCGCCGGTACGCATATCGGTAATTGCCGAAGCATCGAGGATCGCCACCGGCATACCGGTTTGCGGATTAAATAAATTCAGCATCGCCATCTCTGACGGCAGACCCAGCTTGTAGTTATTGACGTAATCGCCGACCACTTTTACCCCGGCCAGATTCAGCGGCGCAATATAGCCGCGCAGCACATTAAAGTGGCCGTTAAATGCCGGATCAGGGATCAGATGCACGCGCGGTTCAATCACCGTCTGATGGTTGCCCTGCGCCAGCAGTCCGGCTTCGACGGCGGCGAGAATTTCGCTGTCGCTCATTGCCAGCTGTTGAATATCTGGTCCGTTGAGGTAGCTGATATTGACCTGTTCAGTCATCTCTTTCCCTTAGTCTGGCGCTCAGGCCACAAGCAATGTTTGCTGGTAAGTGAATAGCTGCTGGCGATTAAGTTCTCCCAGCAACTGGTGATGGTCATCGGTAACTTTTACTCCGGGCGCGTCGTGGGCCAGCATCAGTGACAGAACCTCTTTCAGGCTGGCATCGGCTTTCACCGCCAGTGAAAAGGCGCTTTGCGCGACTGGCGTCATCGCCTCGCTTACCGCTGTCAACGCCAGCAGTTTCAGCGCGGCATCGTTGCCAATAAAGGCGGTGACAAAATCGTCGGCAGGATGGCTGAGAATGGCTGCTGGCGTGTCGTACTGGCATAGCTTGCCACTGCGCATAATCGCGATGCGGTCGCCCATTTTGATCGCTTCATCAAGGTCATGGGTGACAATCACCACCGTCTTTTTCACCCGTTGCAGAATCTGCTTAAATTCCAGTTGCAGACGGCCACGCACCAGTGGATCGATCGCGCCAAAGGGTTCATCCATTAGCATTACCGGCGGATCGGCGGCCAGCGCGCGCGCAACCCCCACACGCTGGCGCTGTCCACCGGAGAGTTCTGCCGGATAACGCTGACGATCGCGCGCCGGATCCAGCCCGACCAGATGCAGCAGTTCATCGATGCGCGCATCGGTTTTGCGCCGATCCCAGCCCAGCAGGCGCGGCACGGTAGCGATGTTGTCCGCCACATGCATATGCGGAAACAGACCCACATTCTGGATCACATAGCCGATATGGCGGCGCAGCTGCACCGGATCGACGGTGGTGATATCTTCACCATTAACCCACACCCGCCCCTCAGTGGCGTCTTCCAGCCGGTTAATCAGCCGCAAGGCAGTGGTTTTGCCGCAGCCGGAGGGGCCGATCAGTGCGGTGGTGGAGCCTTCCGGGATCTCCAGCGTCAGGTTATACAGCGCTTTCTGCGTGGTGCCGGGATAAATTTTGGTGATATTTTCCAGTTTAATCATCAGGCATTCCCTTTCGGAACATGTTTGAACCAGCTCTTTTCGATGGCGGCAAACAGCAATTCGGCGCCAATCGCCAGCAGAATAATCGGCACCGCGCCGACCAGCAGACGCGACATATCCATAATCGCGATACCGGTGGTAACGAAGTCGCCCAGCCCGCCGCCACCGATAAACGAGGCCAGCGCCGCACCGCCAATCACCTGCACCGCCGCGGTACGTACACCCGCGAGGATCCCCGGCGCAGCCAGCGGCAGAATGACCTGGCGGGTGATTTGCCCACGCGTCAGTCCCATGCCTTGTGCGGCGGAGAGGGTGTCTTTATCGACTGACTGAATACTGGTGCAGGTATTTAGCAGGATCGGCGGCAGCGCGAGGATCACCAACGCCACCACGGACGGCAGCAGGCCAATACCGAGAAACGGCAGCGCGGCGGCGAGGATCGCCAGGCTGGGAATGGTGCGCAGCGTGCTGGCAATATTGGTGGCGATAAAGGTAGCGCGCGGCGAAGCGGCGACCCTGACGCCAACCGGCAGCGCCAGCAGCAGGGAAAACAGCAGCGCCAGTCCACACATCACCAGATGTTGTTGCAGCGCGTCAAAGAACTGCTGCGGATTGGCGATGATCCAGCGCCATGCGTCGATAAAAATCATGCGCTAGCCTCCAGGCTGATCTGCGGGCGACGACGCGCCATACGGCGCTGCAACAGCAGAAACAGGGTATCGACGCCAATCGCCAGCAGCGACGTCAGGCCGCCGCCAGTCAGGATCTTTTCCGGATAGCGCTGATCCAGCCCGGCAAAAATAATCGTGCCCAGTCCACCGGCATTAATATAGGCGGCGACCGTGGCGATACCAATCAGGGTGGTGGCCGCGATGCGCAAGCCGGTGATAATAAACGGCAGCGCCAGCGGCAGTTCAATTTCCCACAGCCGACGCCAGTAGCCGTAACCCATGCCGTGCGCCGCATCCAGCACCTCAGGCGCAATGGCATGAAAGCCGGTGGCGATATTGCGCACCAGGATCATCAGCGCATAGGCGGTCAGGCCGACAATGGCGGGCAGTACGCCGATGCCCAGCCATGGAATAAACAGCGCAAACAGCGCCAGACTGGGGATTGAAAACAGCATGCCGGTAAAGGTCAGCACCAGCGCATAGGTTTTTGGCCGGCGCGCGCTCCAGATGCCGAGGATCATCGCAATCACAAAGGCGCAGCCCAGTGAGATGCCGACCAGATAGAGGTGTTGCCACAAGGCGAGGGCAATATCATCAAGGTGTTTCGGCGCCCAGCGCATCAGTCAGTCTCCAGAAGTTGCTCGTCGGCACTCAGCCAGTCTGGCGTGCGAATCGCGCTGGCCAGCCGGGCAATATCTGCCGCTGAAGAGCGATCCTCATCCAGCGGCGCGACCAGCGTCCGTACCCGTCGCCAGATAGCAGCGCTGCCGCTACCCAGATCGCTGACCGGTAATGCGCGCAGGTCCACCGCCTGTGCGGCCACCAGCAGTTCAATCGCCACCAGGTAGCGCAGACTCTCAACCAGCCGTGCGGTTTTAGTGACGATCGCCATCGACTGTGCGGCGTAATCCTCCACCCGATCGGCCACCGGAATGGTGATGGCCGACATCGGACTGGCGTGATGCACAATATCGCTGGTGAGGGCGGAGATAGTTTTTTGCAGCGTGGCAAAGCCGGTCTGGCCACTGTGCGGCGTCAGGAAGCGCGGCAGTCCGCTGGCGCTGGCGGACATCAGTTTCATCATGCGTTCAGCGGCACAGCTGGCCTGGCGCGCCAGTGCCAGACCCAGCGCTTCAAATGCCAGCGCCAGATGAGTGGCATCGAAATTGGCGTTGGCTAACACCAGATCGGCGCTGGCAATCAGCGCCGGATTGTCATCGGCGCTGTTCAGCTCCAGTTCGGTAGCCTCTCTGGCATGGTTAAACGCCTGCTGCACGCTGGCCAGCACCGATGCGGCGCAACGGAAACTTAATGGGTCCTGCAACAGTCGTGCGCCACCGGCTTGCACCAGCGTGCCACCCGTCAGCAGTGACAACAGATGAGCGGCGCTCTGCGCGCCTCCCGGCAGCGGGCGAATATGGCTGGCCCAGATTGACAGCGGGGAAATATTGGCGCGGAACGCTTCAAATGACAGGGCAATCGCCCCGGTGTGTGCATTGATTAACTGCGCGATATCGCTGAGTACCAGCGCGGCAAGTCCGACGCTGGCTGCATTCGATGACACCAGCGCCAGTCCGTCTTTACCGCTCATTAATGGCAGGGTAAAGCCGACAGTTTTCGCCAGCGCAGCGATCGCACTGACTTCACCCTGATATTCTGCTTCCCCCTGACCAGTAAGCGCCTGGCCGATATGCGCCAGCGGCGCGAGATCGGCCTCGCCGATGGAGCCGATTAACGGAACCTGCGGATGTACGCCATGATTCAGCAGCTGTAACAGCGCCGTGGCGCTGGCCGGTGAAATACCGGAATAACCGGCAGCCAGCCCGGCAAGCCGCGCCAGCATCATCGCCCGCACCTGATCGCGGGTCGCCAGCTGGCCCACACCTACGGCGCGCGCCAGCGGAATACGCTGCTGGATCTGCTGTAAGCGGGCGATATCCTGCTGACCATCGTCACCATGCAGTACGGCGGTATCCACACCGGCGCCAAGGCCGGTGGTGACGCCGTAGATTTGCTCGCCGGATGCAATACGTTGATAAAGGAAGGCGTACCCCTGCTCGATACGCTGCTGCGCCGCCGGGCTGAATGCCACCGGATAATCTTCCCGGGCGACCTTTACCAGCATCGCCAGGCTTAACGCGGTGTGATCACCGAGAGTTAAGGTCATAGCCCCTCTTCAAATTGGGTCAGTTACGATTTCACAATGCCTTTTTCGCGCAAAAATGCTGCTGCGACATCAGCTGGCTCTTCTTTATCTTTCTCTACTGCGGCATTGAGTTTCTGCATGGTGGCGTTATCCAGCAGCGCACTGACTTTATTCAGCACCGCTGCGGCATCCGGATGCGCTTTCAGCGTCTGGTCACGAACTACCGGGGCGACGAAGTAAGGCGGGAACAGATGTTTGTCGTCGGCCAGCGAGACATACTGTCCGTCAGCAATCTGCCAGTCGGTGGCGAAACCGTTCGCCACATCAATTTGTCCGGCGGCCAGCGCATCGTAACGCAGACCCACTTTGGCAAACTGGCGGAACGATTTAAATTTGATGCCGTAAACCTGCTGCAGGCCTTTCAGACCATCCTGACGATCGCCAAACTCAGCGCCCGCGCCAATGGTCAGCTGCGGGGCGACTTTTGCCAGATCGGACAGGGTTTTCAGCTGATACTTTTCTGCCAGCGCTTTGCTGACCAGTAAGGCATAACCATTATTCAGTCTGGCAGGCGCCAGCCAGGTCAGCTGGTATTTTTGCGCATAGACGCTTTTTACCTGCTGATAAACTTTATCCGGATCGGAAGAGAGTTCACCTTTCACCACCGCACTGAGTGCGGTGCCGGTGTACTCCGGGTACAGATCAATATCGCCTTTTAACAGCGCCGCTTGCGCAATTAAGGTGCCGCCAAGGTTAATTTTGCGCTCCACCGGCATCCCGGCCTGCTCCAGCGCTGAGGCGTAGATCTCCGCCAGAATATATTGTTCGGTAAAGCTTTTGCTGCCGACGATGATATCCGCCGCCTGACTGGCGGGCGCAAATGCCGTTAATCCTGCCATTAATAACAGAACCTGCCTGATGGTTGTTATGCGCATTGCTTTCCCCAGCGTAGAGTTATTGTGAATAGACATGTATATACAATATTTATGCCAAAAAAATAGTGATTAATAATCAATCACCTCAGTTTTTTCCGGCGGGAATCAGGTCGAACGTCAGGACAAAAATGCACCAGTAAGATGCACAGAGAGTGTTCAAAGTAGAGCAAAAGCCGGGGGCGGGTGAAATTCGTTTTCGCGATAAGCTATATCTTTATGAACGCACCTGTGGGTTAAAAGTGATAATTAACACCGAGGTCAATCACATAGCTCAGCGATTTTTCCACCATGGGGCTGTTGCGTACCTGATCATCATGCAGGTTAAGCCGCGTGGAGATAAAGCCTTCCCAGCGGGCGCTGAAGCGGTAGTCGAGCGCCAGCTGTAGCCAGGGCGTCAGGCTGGCGCCGGGACGGTAGCGGCTTAATCCGCTGCGACGGGACTCATTATCATCAATGCCATAGTAATAGCGCGTTTGCCGCGCATCCTCCCAGTCGATGCCGAGCGCCGGAATCCATGCCAGCTGGCCGCTTTGCAGATAGCCGGTCCATGACACCGTCGCCAGCAGACCATTGCTCTGACCGAGGGTATCTGCCGCCAGCTGGCCAGACAGCGCGCCATACGGGGTAATCCGCTGATAGCTGACGCCAGCCATCAGAGTGGTGCGGCGATTATTCAGCTGCTGCATCTGCGGCCCTTTGCCATTGCGGCGGTCGTAGCTGCGGTCAAACCATAATCCTTTGATTTTTAGCTCATTGGCTGCATCTTTCCACGCCAGCAGCCCGGCTTCATCGCCATCAATATACAGATGCTGGTCGTTCCAGCTCAGCAGGGGAAAAGGGAAATAATTGACCCGCGTAGCGCGATACGGGTTGATTTGCCACTCATTATCCAGCGCCAGCGCTAAGTCTTTTGCCGACAGTGGCGCCGTAATAAATAGCATCAAACTAAAGAGTAACGGTTTGCATTCCATGGTGTTCACCTGTTGCGGACCGCAGGGAATGACTCAGATATTACTCGCGTAAGCGTGGTTAGTTAAAGTGACGCCGCTCGCAGGGTTAGCGCATAAGGCAGGGGATATCGCCGGACTCTTCATGGCGGAGGCGGTCACATAGCGCCGCGAGAGTTAATTCTGAGTAGACTTCAATGCCATGGCGGGTCAACAGTTCTGTAGTCACGCCCTGACCGGCGATTTGACCGCCGTTAAAGCCACCGCTGTAAATCATCCTGCTGCCGCATGACGGGCTGCCTTCGGTAAGAATGGCAAACTGACAGTTATGCTGTTGCGCCATCTCCAGCGTCAGCCAGGCGGCTAAAATATAGCGCTCGGTGACGTCATCACCGCTGGCTTCACGCACCGTTGCGCCATCGTTAATCACGCCATAACCACGGGCGGAGGACTGGATCTCTGCCGCCGGACGCGGCGTCTGAAAACCCGCAGCCAGTTCCGGGCAGAACACCACAAAGCGGTTTTGTCGCTGCCAGCGGGCGATATATTGACTGACCAGTGTTTTTGCCGAGCCGTTATAGCGCACCGGAAAACCGGCGAGACAGGCGCTGAGAAGGATTTTTTGCATTGCTGCGCCACCTGAAGGCTAAGATTTTTTATCCTGGCATTCAATGTTACGCAAGGCGAGAAATGGGGGTATCATATAAGAACAATTAAACAAACCCAGCCTGCGGCCGGGTTCGGATTATCGCGGAGATTAGGGTTTTATCAGCCTGATGGCGTGTTCCAGCACTTTCTGTTCATCGCGCTCGCTGTCACCGCGTTTAAGTCGGGTCTTCTTCAGCAACTCAGCCAGCACCGAGCGCTGCGTATCACGGCCGCTCTCCGCCAGCACGATAACCGCATCACCAATCACCCGGCACACTTCGTCATAATACTCTTCACTCAACACATCACGTTTCATCGCAACACCTCCTTTCTACACAACCTGGCACGCTTTTGTACATGCCGCCAGTCTGGTGGCATTCCGTTGCTAATGAACGCGTTCCGCTTCGCGCGCTTTACTGGCGCTTCTTGACACCCGGTGGGCTTTTTCCGGGTCGCCAGCCACAAATTCGAAGGTAGGGGAGTAATAAAAGGGCAGCCAGCCGCCGTAGCCATTTTCCCACTCCCAGCGCACCGGGCAGGGCCATAAAATGCCATCGTAAAGTATGTAGTAAATCCATCGACCATTGGGACGACGCGGCTTGGGCGTTTTCATCGGGGCAACTATGTTGAGCTGAGGGTATAGTAAAAAAATAGCCTATATTTTGACCTGTCACACGCTGGGTTTCAACCGGCAACACTTGAATACACCCTAATCCACCAGTTTACTCCTGCTTTATGGGACAGGGGTAACAAAAAATAGTGCGTTACTGGCGGAGAAAAATATGCAGAAAACATACTAAATAGTTTCTGTGCTAAACTACCTCGATTTCCTAAGGATGAGGATCGCAATGATGACACGATACGGAGTACTGGCGCTGTTTTTGACCCCGATGCTGCTGCCAATGGCGCAGGCTAATGATAAAACCCAACTTTTTGAGCATGTAAATCAGCGTCTTGGCTGGATGAAAGATGTTGCCGGTTATAAAGCCAGGCATCATCAGGCAATTGAGGATTTGACGCAGGAGTCACGGGTGCTCTCGCTGACTCTGAATAGTGCTGAGGGCCTTGATCTGCAACCACAGTCGGTTAAGCCCTTTATTACGGCACAGATGGATGTGGCCAAAGCGATACAATATCGTTATCGCGCTGACTGGCTGTCAATGCCGGAAGAGAAATGGACGCCATTACCCTTACCGGTGGTGCGGGAAAAAATTTCAATGCTTAGTACGGACATCCTCCGCCATCTGGCGCAGATGCTGAAGTCCGGAGACCGTGTGCGTGAGGAGGACAGGCCGGCATTTAATATGCTGATCTCGCAACATAACATCGCCGAACCTGATAAAGCGATGCTTTTTGATACCCTGAAACAGGTGTCATTAAAATAGCGCGCTAACGCCAGACCTCGCCGCACAGCAGCACTGCCTGCGGGCGTCGCTGATGAATCCTTTCTGCCATCCGCTGACAAGATTCAAGGGTAGGGTAGATATGTTCTGATACCGGCAGCGCGTCGCAGGCATCGTAGCCGCAGGCGCTGACTAATAGTACAAAGCCAATTAACATATCCCCTCCTTAAACGACGGTCCCTGAAGAGGGAGACTCTCCGTCTTCAGGGTTTAAGTATAGCCGAGCGAAGCGGCAACTGCGTGTCAGACGCAGCAGTTGGAGGAAAAGATGAGTAAAACCAACGTATGCTTTTCAGCTGAAGCGGTGAAAATATTGACCGCGTGAAATATATTTTTGCCATTATCGGCGAAAAAGATTAGCAGAAATAATAATGAATTGATTAATTCATTAATTTTATTTAACTCCGTTTTTGCCCATCATCTAAGAGACATCAGGCAAAAAAAAGTCAACAGTATCCCCCGGCAGATTATCTGCTGAGTGATTTTTGTTGACTATTTACAGCGGCTTATTAGCGATCAGGCTTTATTGTTATCAATGGTGATATTGGGAGCACACTGCTCACCCGCCTTTACCATACGGAATTCTGCTTTACCCTGATGTACATAGATGCAGGCACGACCCATGTCGCCGCCATCCTGTTCCTGCGAGAGTGAAACTGTAACCGTTTCTGCCATCGCGAGCGGTGAGAGCAGTATTGCTGCCATTGCCATAGCGGGCAGGTTGGTTGTATGCCATACCTGTGGGCATTTCATTTTGCACATCCTTTTAACACACCGTAAGAGATTACCGGGTACCAGATAGCCAGCTAAACGCTATCAAAATAAGTTTGCTAATTATTGGTACTGCAAGTGTAAAACTATTGCGAACAACCTGAATCGGTCAATCTAATAATTGTCTAACAGATCACGCTTTTTAAAACTGTTTTTCAGAAACTGCCCCAAACCGGCGACGATCCCGACAAAATGCCTTATCAACCTGTGCCTATTTTGAGGCCGTTAATAGTTGAAGTAAAATCCTAATGCTAAAGTTTCCGGTAAAACTCGGTTTTTAAGAAGTTTCCGGGTCACAGACCAGAAATAATCGAACAGTTATTTGCGCCTGATGGTGCTATTTTGGAATTCCGGTAAACAAATGCGAGGATTACATCAGCAATAACCTGAGTGTACTGGCACTGGCAGGACAATATCTGTATCAGCGCCATCTTCATCCCTGCGGGGCGGCATCTAACCACTGCAGTAAACCCCTGACGTCAGCGTCGATACTGCAACGAAGTCTGGAAAACTGATGAAGTTCAACCCTTAAAGCCCGCCACCCGCGGGCTTAGTCATTTCTGGCGTCAGCGAACCACGCTTGACCTTACCGTAAGGGGAGGGTTTACCCTTCAGATCTCTGAGGTTATCTGAGTGATGAGGAAATCCAATGAACAAGATAAAACCTTTCCTGCTGATTGCGTTGCTGGCGCCATTAAGCGTGCTGGCAGCGGAGACGATGCATATGGACCACGCAAAAGAGAGCGCCGCCCAGCAGAGTTATCAGAGCGGCATGGATAAGATGCATGGCGATATGATGCAGGGGATGCAGTCGGACAATCCTGATGTCGCTTTTGCTCAGGGGATGACGGCGCACCATCAGGGAGCGATTGATATGGCGAAAACCGAGCTGAAATATGGTAAAGACCCTGAAATGCGTAAACTGGCGCAGGAAATTATCGCCGCGCAACAGCCGGAGATCGACCGTATGCAGCGCTGGCTAAAACAGCAGAAGCGATAGTCCGCCGAGTCCCGCCGCCGCAGCGGCGGCGGGAGAGATGGCGTGTATCAGGATGACTGACTGACGATTAATTTAATCCCCAGCAACGCCATCAGGCCACCGCCAAGGGTATCGAGCCGCTTTTTAAAACGCAGATAAGCGCTACGTGGCGCGGTGGCGGAAAGCACCATAACCACAAACAGATACCAGGCAAAGTCGATGGCGAAAGAAGCGACTGGCAGCGCAATATTGATCCAGACAGGATACTGGTGGCTGAGAAAAGCAGCGAATATACTGCCGAAAACCAGCGCGGTTTGCGGATTGCTGATCTGCGTCAGCAGGCCAAGACGAAAGCCGCGGGCGGCGCTATAGCCGTTCGATGCGCCAGTCTCCAGTTCGAGTGGCCGACGGGCGTTGATAATCATCTGATACGCCAGATACAACAGATAGAGGCCACCGGCAATCTTCAACAGCCAGAACAGCCACGGAACCGTCAGTAAAATCGACTGTAACCCCATAATCGCTGCCAGCGCGAACAGCGCACAGCCGGTACTCATCCCTAACGCGGTAAATACCCCGCAGCGACGACTCTCTGACATGGCGGTTTTGGCGACCAGCAAAAAGCTGGGGCCGGGTGACATCGAACCTACCGCAATGACTCCACAAATTGATAAAAACGCAATCAGGCTACTATCCATCACATACTCCTGTCAGGTTGGCACGTTAAGATGGGACTTAGCGCAAATTTAACGTAATCCACGGGATAAAGGTGAACAGAATGGGGCAACTGGAACGGAAAGTTTCAGAATAAAGCCTGTTTAGTTCCGGGTGATTCGCCGCTTATTTCTGCACAAGTGCCCCCGCCCGCGGGAAAAGGGTAACGGGCGGAGGCTAAAGTTGTTAAAGTTGGCGTTTTACACCTTTGTGGAAACACTATGTCTAACGAAATTGCACATCCATCCAGCAGTCCTAAGCAGGCAGCGTTGCAGCTGGTGATTGAACTGGTTCGCGCCGGTAAACTCAGCCCATTGCAGGGCGATGCGTCAAATATGATCTCTATTTACGAACAGTTTAAAACGCATTTTGAATCGGACAAACATAAACACAACTCTGATTCCGCCATCTCTTAACGGCATGCGTGGCAGGGATGCCCGTTCGCCATTCGCCTCTTTTTAGCGCTATTTAGTTCTTATAGATGTTATTCATTCCAGAAACGATGTAATCCGACTTTCGGATTGGCAATCTTTCCCTCTTGATGGCCGCACTGACGTTAAAGTGTTAGCGTTATCACAATAGCGTTGCTCAATAAAATTTATGGTAATACAAAATAAAACAGCGGTTTAAATTTTTCCGCGAAAAATAGCCACTATCAGCGGGTAAACCACATGACGATGGCAACCATTGAGCACCATTCTGTAACGGATCGCGCATTCTTAATTACGCGCCGCATTGGGGATAAAACCTGTTCTCACCACTGGCATCAGTGGCTGGAAATTCTCCTGGTCGAACAGGGCTATGGCACTATTATTGTTGATAATCAGCAATATGCGTTGCGTCCTGGTCGGCTGTTTATCTTTCCACCCTATAAACTGCATAAGGTGCTGGTTGATGAGCGCGATCTTGCCAGCTACCGGCGCACCTTGATCCATCTGGACAGCGCCATTCTGATCAATTTCTTGCGTGATTTTCCGCATCAGCGCGCCCGTTTACAGCGCCTTTGTCATCAGCACGGCGCCGCTACCGTCTATGATTTAAGTGAATATCAGCACGGTCTCGAACAGTTATTCAGCGTTTATCAGCGCATTTTTGACAGCCGTCCATTTAATCTGCCGGACAGCGCCTGCCTGGTGTTACAGCTGCTGAATTTTTTGCCGGAATATGCCGTGAACCGGGAGCCGCGCGATGACAGTATTTCCACGCGTGTGATGTTATGGGTTGAGGAAAATTACGCGCATAAATTTAGTCTCGCGGCGCTGGCGCTGTCGCTTAATTTATCGCGCAGTTATATCTCCCGCAGCTTCAAACAGGAGACCGGAGGGTTGATTCAGGATTATCTGTTGATGCGCCGCTTGTGGCAGGCGTGTGCCTGGTTGCGCAGCGAAGAGCTGCCGGTGGAGGCGATAGCAGAGCAGACCGGCTTTGCCGATACCTCCTATTTTATTACCTGCTTTAAAAAGATGATTGGCGATACGCCGCTTAAATACCGTAAACGCCATCAGGATGATGGCGTTTAGCGGCAGCGGAGTTACTTACTGACCTGATCGTAGTAAAGCATGCTGGTGCCAATCCCCTGTTGTGCGCCTTTAACATTATCGCGCAGACCCACCAGTTTTTGCCCCTGCAAGGTCACCACATACGGCGAGTTGTGCTGAATCTCTTTTTGCAGCTCGACATACAGCGCCTGGCGCTTCTGCACATCACTCTCCGCCGCTGCGGCGCGGGTCTGCGCGCTGAGTTTGGGGATCTCCCAGCCAACACGCCAGGCGAGGGTTTTCGGACCACCGGGTACATTCAAGGCAAAGGTGCTGGCATTGGTATTGGGATCGACATAGTCCGCTCCCCAGTAGATAAAGATCGACTGGAAATTACGTCCGCGCATTTTGCTCCACAGTTCTGATTCTGCCACTGGCTGAATATCTATATTGATATCCGCTTTAGCAAAGCTGGCCTGCAACGCCTGCGCCACATCAGTGTACGGCGGCTGATTGACAATAGTCAGGGAGAAACGGGTGCCGGGCTTAATGCCAGCCTGTTGCAGGATACTCTTCGCTTTGGCGACATCCAGTTTAAATGGCTGATCGGTTAATGCGCCGTCAAAGCCCTGCGGCAGAAACGCCTGGTGCACCTGATACTGTCCCTTCAGTAACTCACCAGACAGGCTGTCATAATCCACCAGCCAGCGTGCGGCCTGCCAGAGTGCCGGATTGCCCAGCGCCGGTTGCTGTTTGTCCTGGGTGTTAAAACCCAGATAGTAGATCAGACTGGAAGGGAAGGCGGAAACTTTAATGCCGGGATGATTTTTAATCGCATCAAACTGATCGGCACCCAGTTCATAGGCGACATCGGCATCACCCTGTTCCAGCAGCAAACGTCGCGAGCCGGGATCGGCCACCCCTTTCAGAATCACCCGTTTCAGTTTCGGCGCGGGACGGGCCTGCGGATTCTGTTCCAGCACCAGCGCCTGCTGCGGAACATAGTTGCGAATGCTGTAAGCGGCGCTGCCAGCGGAGCGGGTGCGCAGCCAGCCGTTACCAAAATCGTTATCTCTGGCATGCTGCTGTACCAGTTTGCTGTCGACAATCGATGCCACCGGCGCGGTCAGCAGACGCAGCGCCAGATCGCTGCCAATTGGCGAAACCCAGCGTAATTCCACTTTGTCATCGCTGATACGCGTGAACTGCGTGTCGATATTTTCTGGCGTCCAGCCTAATTCGCCAAGGATAAACGCCGGGGTTTTATTCAGCTTTACCACTCGCGTCAGTGACCAGATAACGTCGTCGGCGGTGATGGCATTGCCACTGGCAAAGCGACTGCCTGGCTTCAGATTAAATACCAGGCTGTGTTCGCTGCTGCCGGGTTGCCAGCCGGTTGCCAGTTCCGCTACCAGCTGACGCGGATTATTGCGATCCGACGCCACCAGCCCCTGATAGAGATCGGTCAGGCTGCTGGTACTGACGGTTTCAAAGCTCTCTGCCGGATCGAAACTGATAATGCCATCAAGTGGGATTGCCACAACTAAAGTGTCGGCGGGCGTCGCCGCATGGACAGCAGCGGTAAAAGTTAATGCACTGGCGATGGCGACGGGCAGAAGTTTACGCATTTGATGATCCTGATGAGGGGGGATATCAGGACTATAGGGGGCAAACTGGGCGTTGGAAATATCACTTCAGACTATGGTATCCCGCTTTCAGACTATAGCCAGATCAAGGATTTATAATTAACCGGGCGGGATTAAAATATGATC
This is a stretch of genomic DNA from Winslowiella toletana. It encodes these proteins:
- a CDS encoding ABC transporter ATP-binding protein: MIKLENITKIYPGTTQKALYNLTLEIPEGSTTALIGPSGCGKTTALRLINRLEDATEGRVWVNGEDITTVDPVQLRRHIGYVIQNVGLFPHMHVADNIATVPRLLGWDRRKTDARIDELLHLVGLDPARDRQRYPAELSGGQRQRVGVARALAADPPVMLMDEPFGAIDPLVRGRLQLEFKQILQRVKKTVVIVTHDLDEAIKMGDRIAIMRSGKLCQYDTPAAILSHPADDFVTAFIGNDAALKLLALTAVSEAMTPVAQSAFSLAVKADASLKEVLSLMLAHDAPGVKVTDDHHQLLGELNRQQLFTYQQTLLVA
- a CDS encoding ABC transporter permease translates to MIFIDAWRWIIANPQQFFDALQQHLVMCGLALLFSLLLALPVGVRVAASPRATFIATNIASTLRTIPSLAILAAALPFLGIGLLPSVVALVILALPPILLNTCTSIQSVDKDTLSAAQGMGLTRGQITRQVILPLAAPGILAGVRTAAVQVIGGAALASFIGGGGLGDFVTTGIAIMDMSRLLVGAVPIILLAIGAELLFAAIEKSWFKHVPKGNA
- a CDS encoding ABC transporter permease, which encodes MRWAPKHLDDIALALWQHLYLVGISLGCAFVIAMILGIWSARRPKTYALVLTFTGMLFSIPSLALFALFIPWLGIGVLPAIVGLTAYALMILVRNIATGFHAIAPEVLDAAHGMGYGYWRRLWEIELPLALPFIITGLRIAATTLIGIATVAAYINAGGLGTIIFAGLDQRYPEKILTGGGLTSLLAIGVDTLFLLLQRRMARRRPQISLEASA
- a CDS encoding HAL/PAL/TAL family ammonia-lyase; protein product: MTLTLGDHTALSLAMLVKVAREDYPVAFSPAAQQRIEQGYAFLYQRIASGEQIYGVTTGLGAGVDTAVLHGDDGQQDIARLQQIQQRIPLARAVGVGQLATRDQVRAMMLARLAGLAAGYSGISPASATALLQLLNHGVHPQVPLIGSIGEADLAPLAHIGQALTGQGEAEYQGEVSAIAALAKTVGFTLPLMSGKDGLALVSSNAASVGLAALVLSDIAQLINAHTGAIALSFEAFRANISPLSIWASHIRPLPGGAQSAAHLLSLLTGGTLVQAGGARLLQDPLSFRCAASVLASVQQAFNHAREATELELNSADDNPALIASADLVLANANFDATHLALAFEALGLALARQASCAAERMMKLMSASASGLPRFLTPHSGQTGFATLQKTISALTSDIVHHASPMSAITIPVADRVEDYAAQSMAIVTKTARLVESLRYLVAIELLVAAQAVDLRALPVSDLGSGSAAIWRRVRTLVAPLDEDRSSAADIARLASAIRTPDWLSADEQLLETD
- a CDS encoding glycine betaine ABC transporter substrate-binding protein → MRITTIRQVLLLMAGLTAFAPASQAADIIVGSKSFTEQYILAEIYASALEQAGMPVERKINLGGTLIAQAALLKGDIDLYPEYTGTALSAVVKGELSSDPDKVYQQVKSVYAQKYQLTWLAPARLNNGYALLVSKALAEKYQLKTLSDLAKVAPQLTIGAGAEFGDRQDGLKGLQQVYGIKFKSFRQFAKVGLRYDALAAGQIDVANGFATDWQIADGQYVSLADDKHLFPPYFVAPVVRDQTLKAHPDAAAVLNKVSALLDNATMQKLNAAVEKDKEEPADVAAAFLREKGIVKS
- a CDS encoding MipA/OmpV family protein, translating into MECKPLLFSLMLFITAPLSAKDLALALDNEWQINPYRATRVNYFPFPLLSWNDQHLYIDGDEAGLLAWKDAANELKIKGLWFDRSYDRRNGKGPQMQQLNNRRTTLMAGVSYQRITPYGALSGQLAADTLGQSNGLLATVSWTGYLQSGQLAWIPALGIDWEDARQTRYYYGIDDNESRRSGLSRYRPGASLTPWLQLALDYRFSARWEGFISTRLNLHDDQVRNSPMVEKSLSYVIDLGVNYHF